One Limisphaerales bacterium DNA window includes the following coding sequences:
- a CDS encoding ammonium transporter, with product MKKLFPILTMALALFAGSLPFETFAEEANTAEEQLTAEEKETAAGEKNKADAWLDGKTMAEKYSGLDGDDKLAKNGFKIDPYFNSGDTAWMIVATALVLLMTVPGLSLFYGGLTRKKNVLSVLVQCFAVTALMSLLWVIYGYSFASSGDGKLFGDFSGLFLKGLTTGSMSDTIPESVFVTFQMTFAIITPALIVGAFAERMKFSAVMIFLTIWFTFSYCPIWHMVWGGGYLATTWEAIDFAGGTVVHINAGVAALVACIMLGKRKGYPDTPMPPHNVPFVLIGAALLWVGWFGFNAGSALTAGGQAGMAQLVTQVATAAAAFTWMMIEWCGKGKPTAIGLATGAVAGLVAITPASGTVGPMAAIAIGGCASLVCYWASTSLKQKLGYDDSFDVFGVHGVGGIVGALLTGVFAFSDEGREIIKNQFSGQLMSVLVTIIWSSVVTYIAIKIADALCGGIRVDEETEMQGLDVKDHGEDGYAL from the coding sequence ATTTTGACTATGGCGCTGGCGCTCTTTGCCGGAAGCCTGCCTTTTGAAACATTCGCCGAGGAAGCTAATACTGCTGAGGAGCAGTTGACAGCAGAAGAAAAAGAAACCGCAGCCGGCGAAAAAAATAAAGCTGATGCCTGGCTGGATGGCAAAACAATGGCCGAAAAGTATTCCGGCTTAGATGGTGACGATAAGCTTGCCAAGAACGGCTTTAAAATTGATCCCTATTTTAACTCTGGCGACACCGCTTGGATGATCGTGGCCACCGCGCTGGTGTTGCTGATGACCGTCCCCGGCTTGTCGCTTTTTTACGGCGGCCTCACCCGAAAGAAGAATGTGCTTTCGGTGCTGGTCCAGTGCTTTGCCGTCACCGCGCTGATGTCATTGCTTTGGGTGATTTACGGATACTCATTCGCGTCCTCCGGTGACGGAAAATTATTTGGCGATTTTTCCGGGCTCTTTCTTAAGGGGCTGACCACCGGCTCAATGAGTGACACCATTCCGGAATCTGTTTTTGTGACTTTCCAAATGACCTTTGCCATCATCACCCCGGCCCTCATCGTCGGGGCATTTGCCGAGCGAATGAAGTTTAGCGCAGTGATGATTTTCCTGACCATTTGGTTCACTTTTTCCTACTGCCCAATTTGGCATATGGTTTGGGGTGGAGGCTATTTGGCCACCACTTGGGAAGCCATTGATTTTGCCGGAGGCACGGTTGTTCATATTAACGCCGGTGTGGCCGCACTCGTTGCGTGCATTATGTTGGGCAAGCGCAAGGGGTATCCCGACACCCCAATGCCGCCGCATAACGTGCCCTTCGTGCTGATCGGCGCAGCGCTCTTGTGGGTCGGTTGGTTTGGATTCAACGCCGGTAGTGCTTTGACTGCAGGTGGCCAGGCCGGCATGGCGCAGCTCGTCACCCAAGTGGCCACTGCCGCCGCCGCGTTCACGTGGATGATGATTGAGTGGTGCGGTAAAGGGAAACCCACCGCCATTGGTTTAGCTACCGGCGCGGTTGCCGGTCTCGTGGCCATCACCCCTGCATCCGGAACTGTGGGCCCGATGGCGGCGATTGCCATCGGCGGGTGTGCCAGCTTGGTTTGCTATTGGGCTTCGACCAGCCTCAAGCAAAAGCTCGGTTATGATGACAGCTTTGATGTCTTCGGCGTCCACGGCGTGGGTGGCATTGTGGGCGCGTTGCTCACCGGTGTGTTTGCCTTCTCCGATGAGGGCCGCGAGATTATTAAGAATCAATTCAGCGGCCAGTTGATGAGCGTACTCGTTACGATCATCTGGAGTTCGGTCGTTACCTACATCGCCATTAAAATTGCCGATGCGCTCTGCGGCGGCATTCGGGTGGATGAAGAAACTGAAATGCAAGGGCTTGACGTGAAGGATCACGGCGAGGATGGTTACGCGCTTTAA
- a CDS encoding P-II family nitrogen regulator produces the protein MKKIEAIIKPFKLDEVKDALAEEGLAGMTVTEVKGFGRQKGHTEVYRGSEYTVDFLPKIKLEIVVGDDQVEAASKAIIASAKTGKIGDGKVFVLPVEQAIRIRTDETGEEAV, from the coding sequence ATGAAAAAAATCGAAGCAATTATTAAGCCCTTCAAGCTCGATGAGGTGAAGGATGCGCTGGCCGAGGAAGGCCTGGCGGGAATGACGGTGACGGAGGTCAAAGGGTTTGGCCGCCAAAAAGGTCACACCGAAGTATATCGCGGCAGCGAGTACACGGTGGATTTCCTGCCCAAGATCAAACTGGAAATCGTCGTGGGCGATGACCAAGTGGAAGCGGCCAGCAAGGCTATTATCGCCTCGGCAAAAACCGGCAAGATCGGCGACGGCAAAGTGTTCGTGCTGCCCGTCGAGCAAGCCATCCGTATTCGTACGGACGAAACCGGCGAGGAAGCCGTGTAA
- a CDS encoding glutamine synthetase beta-grasp domain-containing protein, with product MSKHKLEYIWLDGYKPTQSLRSKTLVRENFSGKLEDAKEWSFDGSSTEQAEGNDSDCLLKPVAVYPDPDRFGGNGWLVMCEVLNADATPHESNGRATIDNDSEDFWFGLEQEYTLIDTDTNLPIGFPKNGFPGPQGPFYTSVGARNTVGRDLVDEHLHLCLEAGLNVEGINAEVMMGQWEFQIFAKGAADCGDQIWIARYLLERTGEKYGVAVDWHPKPVQGDWNGSGMHANFSCGAMRDPGGEEVHTKICEEFGKNIEEHIAVYGADNDRRLTGLHETQSIDKFSYGVSDRGASIRIPVATIQDGWKGRLEDRRPASNGDPYKIAAVIIKTTKKALA from the coding sequence ATGAGTAAACATAAGTTGGAATACATCTGGCTCGATGGCTATAAGCCCACGCAGAGCCTCCGCAGCAAAACACTCGTTCGCGAAAATTTCAGCGGCAAGTTGGAAGACGCCAAAGAGTGGTCCTTTGACGGCTCCTCCACCGAACAGGCCGAAGGGAATGATTCGGATTGCCTGCTGAAACCCGTCGCCGTTTATCCGGACCCCGATCGCTTTGGCGGCAATGGCTGGCTCGTGATGTGCGAAGTGCTCAACGCCGATGCCACCCCGCACGAATCCAACGGGCGGGCCACGATCGATAACGACAGCGAGGATTTTTGGTTTGGCCTTGAACAGGAATATACCCTGATCGATACCGACACCAACCTCCCCATCGGATTTCCGAAAAACGGATTCCCCGGCCCGCAAGGTCCGTTCTATACGTCCGTGGGCGCACGCAACACCGTCGGCCGCGATTTGGTGGACGAACATTTGCACCTTTGCCTCGAGGCCGGCCTCAACGTCGAAGGCATCAACGCCGAAGTGATGATGGGCCAGTGGGAATTCCAAATCTTCGCCAAAGGCGCGGCCGACTGCGGCGACCAAATTTGGATCGCCCGCTATCTTCTGGAGCGCACCGGCGAGAAATACGGAGTCGCTGTCGACTGGCATCCCAAGCCTGTCCAAGGCGATTGGAATGGCTCCGGCATGCACGCCAACTTCTCCTGCGGCGCTATGCGTGATCCCGGCGGCGAAGAGGTGCACACCAAAATCTGCGAGGAATTCGGCAAGAATATCGAAGAACACATCGCCGTATACGGCGCGGATAACGACCGTCGCCTCACTGGGTTGCACGAAACACAATCCATCGACAAATTCAGCTACGGCGTGTCCGATCGCGGTGCCTCCATCCGCATCCCCGTGGCCACCATTCAGGATGGCTGGAAAGGGCGCCTCGAAGATCGTCGTCCCGCATCTAATGGCGACCCCTATAAAATCGCCGCGGTGATCATCAAGACCACCAAAAAGGCACTCGCCTAA
- the amt gene encoding ammonium transporter has product MAQAEGEGSDAKTEAPVDGESKKEPAEPEQTQLEKYQEVVAAEKDDAEAFPFFTTSMLWTVMAAALVFIMHLGFSTLEVGLTRSKNTVNILFKNLFIISIGLITYALFGFNTHYPGDLIADGGTFNGWFSWGSMIGDLNAEGGSTFSYGGLDLCMTGFGDFIFQAMFAATAATIVSGAVAERVKLTSFLIFATLLVGVAYPVVGSWHWGGGVLAGIGFKDFAGSAVVHAFGGFAALGCVLILGPRKGKYDKDGNPKPIPGHNLPLATIGVLLLWFGWYGFNGGSVLSANPGPLGLVFTTTSLAAAAGAISAALVSWIVFSKPDLSMGLNGALAGLVGITANADIVLPGSSIIIGLIAGVIVVFSVIALDKAGIDDPVGAISVHGTCGIWGILAAYYFQIEGSGVVLASQIKGIALVGVAAFVFSIVVFGAIKAIMGVRVSEEEEIAGLDVSEHGQEAYPEFTASADH; this is encoded by the coding sequence ATGGCTCAGGCTGAAGGCGAAGGCAGCGATGCAAAAACCGAGGCACCAGTAGACGGTGAATCGAAAAAGGAGCCCGCGGAGCCCGAGCAAACGCAACTTGAGAAGTATCAGGAAGTTGTGGCGGCCGAAAAGGATGATGCGGAGGCATTTCCCTTTTTCACCACCTCAATGCTCTGGACTGTGATGGCCGCAGCGCTGGTGTTTATTATGCACTTGGGATTCTCCACATTGGAAGTGGGGTTAACGCGTTCCAAGAATACTGTGAACATTTTATTTAAAAATCTGTTCATCATTTCCATTGGCCTCATTACCTATGCTTTGTTCGGGTTTAACACCCATTATCCAGGTGATTTAATAGCTGACGGAGGAACCTTTAACGGTTGGTTTAGCTGGGGAAGCATGATCGGCGATTTGAATGCTGAAGGTGGATCCACTTTTTCCTACGGCGGGCTCGATCTTTGCATGACGGGTTTTGGTGATTTCATTTTCCAAGCGATGTTTGCAGCCACAGCGGCGACGATTGTTTCCGGTGCGGTTGCTGAACGGGTGAAGCTAACATCGTTTTTGATTTTCGCCACACTCTTGGTTGGCGTTGCTTATCCGGTTGTTGGCTCCTGGCATTGGGGCGGCGGTGTTTTGGCCGGAATCGGTTTCAAAGACTTTGCCGGTTCCGCTGTCGTTCATGCCTTTGGTGGCTTTGCTGCCTTGGGGTGTGTGTTGATTCTCGGCCCTCGCAAAGGCAAGTACGACAAAGACGGAAACCCCAAACCCATTCCGGGACACAATTTGCCGCTGGCAACGATTGGTGTGCTGTTGCTCTGGTTCGGTTGGTACGGCTTTAACGGCGGTTCGGTGCTGAGTGCCAACCCCGGGCCTTTGGGCTTGGTGTTCACGACCACTTCGCTCGCAGCGGCTGCGGGTGCAATTTCCGCAGCGCTCGTCTCGTGGATTGTGTTTTCCAAACCGGATCTTTCCATGGGCCTCAATGGTGCTTTGGCCGGTTTGGTGGGCATCACGGCTAACGCGGATATCGTGTTGCCAGGCAGTTCAATAATCATCGGCTTGATCGCCGGCGTTATTGTGGTCTTCTCAGTGATCGCGTTGGACAAAGCCGGGATCGACGATCCGGTGGGAGCCATTTCCGTTCACGGCACTTGTGGCATTTGGGGAATCCTTGCCGCCTATTACTTCCAGATTGAAGGGTCGGGCGTCGTGTTGGCGTCTCAAATCAAGGGCATTGCCTTGGTGGGTGTTGCGGCCTTTGTCTTCTCAATCGTCGTCTTCGGCGCAATTAAGGCCATCATGGGCGTGCGTGTGAGCGAGGAAGAAGAAATCGCCGGCTTGGATGTTTCTGAGCATGGACAGGAAGCTTACCCGGAATTCACGGCGTCAGCGGATCACTAA
- the thrH gene encoding bifunctional phosphoserine phosphatase/homoserine phosphotransferase ThrH, with protein MKQTIVTLDLEGVLVPEIWVAVAEKTGIDALRRTTRDEPDYDVLMRYRLDLLAENNLKLSDIQAVIATLEPMDGAKAFLDEVRARTQLVILSDTFLQFANPLMRQLDWPAIFCHQLEVRDDMIINYHLRQQDQKRKSVAAFQSLNYHVIAAGDSYNDTTMLAEADQGVLFRAPNNVIEEFPQFPVVTDYAALMELIFD; from the coding sequence GTGAAACAGACGATCGTTACATTGGATCTCGAAGGTGTTTTGGTGCCGGAAATCTGGGTTGCTGTTGCCGAGAAAACCGGCATCGACGCCCTGCGCCGCACCACCCGTGATGAGCCGGATTATGATGTGCTGATGCGCTATCGCCTCGATCTGCTGGCGGAAAATAATCTTAAGCTCAGCGACATCCAAGCCGTCATCGCCACGCTCGAACCGATGGACGGGGCAAAAGCATTTCTCGACGAAGTACGCGCGCGAACGCAACTGGTCATTCTCTCGGATACCTTTCTGCAATTCGCCAACCCGCTAATGCGCCAGCTGGATTGGCCTGCGATTTTTTGTCATCAACTTGAGGTGCGAGACGATATGATCATCAATTATCATCTCCGTCAGCAGGATCAAAAACGAAAAAGTGTGGCCGCTTTTCAATCACTGAACTATCACGTCATCGCCGCCGGTGATTCCTATAACGACACCACAATGCTCGCCGAAGCCGACCAAGGGGTTTTGTTTCGTGCGCCGAATAATGTGATTGAAGAGTTCCCGCAATTCCCCGTAGTGACGGATTATGCAGCATTGATGGAATTGATTTTTGATTGA